From the Lathyrus oleraceus cultivar Zhongwan6 chromosome 4, CAAS_Psat_ZW6_1.0, whole genome shotgun sequence genome, one window contains:
- the LOC127137897 gene encoding uncharacterized protein LOC127137897, with product MPCPDAQQVLYGTHMLSEEAEYWWDNARHRFRASGTMVTWVVFGATFLEKYFPVDVRNKKEIEFLNLSQGNMSVADYAAKFEELVRFFPHYNVAGAEESKCIKFESGLRPEIKQFIGYQEILQFPVLVNKFRIYDEDSRSRSAYYKSASDKRNGNQHHNKTYVIPDGKGKRKFQQKNNNNNGKSQSGGGAPNSIKCFKCGVIDHCASNVV from the coding sequence ATGCCTTGTCCTGATGCTCAACAGGTTCTCTATGGGACTCATATGTTATCTGAGGAAGCAGAGTACTGGTGGGATAATGCACGACATAGATTTCGGGCTTCAGGTACCATGGTAACTTGGGTTGTATTCGGAGCAACATTCCTGGAGAAATATTTTCCCGTAGATGTGCGTAACAAGAAGGAAATTGAGTTTTTGAATCTAAGCCAGGGGAATATGTCAGTGGCAGACTATGCTGCAAAATTTGAAGAACTTGTCAGATTCTTTCCACACTACAACGTTGCTGGTGCTGAAGAATCCAAATGCATCAAGTTTGAGAGTGGACTTCGCCCAGAGATCAAGCAGTTTATTGGTTATCAGGAGATCCTTCAATTTCCAGTTCTAGTTAACAAGTTTCGTATTTATGATGAAGACAGTCGTTCAAGATCTGCTTATTACAAAAGTGCTAGTGATAAGAGGAATGGTAACCAGCATCACAACAAAACTTATGTTATTCCAGATGGTAAGGGAAAACGGAAATTTCAGCAGAAGAATAACAATAACAACGGGAAGAGTCAaagtgggggaggtgctcctaaTTCGATCAAGTGCTTCAAATGTGGTGTAATTGATCATTGTGCTTCAAATGTGGTGTAA